The Thermodesulfobacteriota bacterium genome segment ACTGCCTGCCCATCCAGGGCCAGAATCACGTCCTTTTCCTGGACCCCGGCCGCCTTGGCCGGACCATGGGGGGAGAAGCCGACCACCGTGACCCCGGCCTCCTCCTGGGACAGCTGCACGCCCAGGAGCGGCTGGGGCGGCAGCGACCGGGGCTCCAGAAACATCAGATAGTCAGCCGCTTCCGGCTCCGGATCCCCCGACTCCTGGGGTGCCACAATGGCGTACGGCAGCTGGTTGCGGCGGAACACCCGCTCCGGGATCCCCTCCCGGTAGCCGACATGGCCCCGGCCGGCGATCACCACCATCCGGTGCTCCGGATGATCCGCCAGGAACTCGTCCACCGCCGCGGCCATGCTCTCGTCCCACAGGGCCTGCGCCTGAAGGAAGCCGGCAAACTGGCCGCTGGTGCCCGCCCCGTGGGCGGAATAGATCGCTTCCAGCCGTTGCCGGTAGCCCGGCAGGGCCAGGTCCCGCTCGGCAGGGATCTGGGCCAACTCCTCGGCGGACAGCCCGGTGATCCCCGCCTTGTCCCGGAACACCTTCTCCACGATCTCCCGGGGCAGATTGAGGGCCACCACCGGGATGCCGTGGTGACGGGCGAAATCGATGATCTCCCGGTACAGGCGATAGTCGAAGCCCCAACTCTCGAAGTAGTTGGATTTCTTAAGGAAAGTCGGCTCGTCGCTGCCCAGGGCCACGTACTCGTCCAGGGCCGGCTGGGCCGGCCGCGCGAACATCTCCATGCCAATGGCCAGCTTGGGATCCCGCTCGTAGAGGGCGCGGATGACCTGGAGCTGCAACCGGTGATCCTGGAAGTTGGTGTGGGACTCGCCCACGTAGACGATCCTCTTGGCCAACAGCTCATCAGCAATGGCATCGAGGCCCTGCCGGTGCCGGCTCGCCACCCCCTGGGGCAGCCCGGGCCCCTCGACGATCAGGCCCTGATCGGCAACCGCCTCCTCGCGCAAGGTGTTGCGGCCCGCGGTGAAGGCCAGACGGCTGCTGCGGCCATAGTGGCCGAGCTTGGGCAGAGCGGCCTCCACTTCCTCGGCCGAGGCGGCCGCCACCAGCACCGCCACCTGCCGCGGGGCCAGAGGATGCGGCCGCACCTCCAGGGCGAAACCGGCCGCCGGCAGCCTGGGGGACGCAAACCAGCCGCGGCTGATCGGCCCCTCGGGGTCCAGGAACAGCACCGAGGCCCCGGCCAACTCCTCGTCGGTGACCTCCGCTTCGCTCTTGACCGCGGTCTTGGCCCCGCCCAAGGCCGCGATCAGGGCGGCAAAGCGGGCCTGATTCCCTTCGTCGCCGCAGACGATCAGGCGGCGCGACGCCCCCAGGAACCGGGACCACACCGGCGGCAGCTCGTCCCGGTCCAGGTGGCGCATGAGGTCAAAGCCCGGATCGATCAGAAGCCTCCTGGGCTCGGCCGCCAACGGCAGCTCGAAGCGGCGCTCCGTCTCCGGGAGGAAGAGCGTCGTCCGCTCGCCCCCCCGCTCCGTCTCCACGGACACGGGGATATGCAGCCGGAAGGGACTGCCTTTGTCCTGGGTGAGGACAAACGAGAGCAGGGGCCGGCCGTCCCGCTCACTCACCTCCATGGCCCGCACCCCCAGGCGCGGGATGTCCGGCCGCTCCAGCCACTGGGCAAAGAAGGCGCCCAGCTCCAGCCGGCCGACCCTCTCAAAGCTGGCGGCCAGATCCGACCAGGTCGCCCGGCCGAACCGCATCCGGCCATAGAAGTCCCGCACCGCCTCCGAAAAGGCCTCTTCGCCCAGCTCGGCGGCCAGCATGTGGAAGACCATGAGCGCCTTGCCGTAGCCGATAGCCCGCTTGCCGCGGCCCGCCGCATCGTCCTCCTGGGCGCCGATGAAGTCCCGGAGCGCCAGCTGGCTCTCCCCGTGCACGTAGCTTTCGTAGGCCAGCAGCTGATCCAGGCGGTACCGGACAGCCTCACCCTGCTGCCGGGCAAAGCGGTAATCGGCCAGATAGGTGACCAGCCCTTCCACCCAGTT includes the following:
- a CDS encoding ChaN family lipoprotein codes for the protein MSQSLPPAAAGPGLMAGAAGPALALGLFLLLLLVALPGTGLAQMATPVYRLSVAFDLARGRLLASARIDLPAELEERIVVGDLILTRAGIEGTGEPLAAVEGVISLPAAAQPRTLVLDFERQFAAATDGGLVSPQGVSLTGFWHPMLQHDSLFDLDVVVPPDWEAVAEAELVRSTANDQEKRVRLVFPRPLPGLDLLAGPYQVSATSFGDGQELLLYFFPEDAGLMADYQAKALAYLEGYRQLLGSFPYRRFAVVENRLPTGFAVPTLTLLGQAVLRLPFIKDTSLGHEILHQWLGNAVRVDYSEGNWVEGLVTYLADYRFARQQGEAVRYRLDQLLAYESYVHGESQLALRDFIGAQEDDAAGRGKRAIGYGKALMVFHMLAAELGEEAFSEAVRDFYGRMRFGRATWSDLAASFERVGRLELGAFFAQWLERPDIPRLGVRAMEVSERDGRPLLSFVLTQDKGSPFRLHIPVSVETERGGERTTLFLPETERRFELPLAAEPRRLLIDPGFDLMRHLDRDELPPVWSRFLGASRRLIVCGDEGNQARFAALIAALGGAKTAVKSEAEVTDEELAGASVLFLDPEGPISRGWFASPRLPAAGFALEVRPHPLAPRQVAVLVAAASAEEVEAALPKLGHYGRSSRLAFTAGRNTLREEAVADQGLIVEGPGLPQGVASRHRQGLDAIADELLAKRIVYVGESHTNFQDHRLQLQVIRALYERDPKLAIGMEMFARPAQPALDEYVALGSDEPTFLKKSNYFESWGFDYRLYREIIDFARHHGIPVVALNLPREIVEKVFRDKAGITGLSAEELAQIPAERDLALPGYRQRLEAIYSAHGAGTSGQFAGFLQAQALWDESMAAAVDEFLADHPEHRMVVIAGRGHVGYREGIPERVFRRNQLPYAIVAPQESGDPEPEAADYLMFLEPRSLPPQPLLGVQLSQEEAGVTVVGFSPHGPAKAAGVQEKDVILALDGQAVEAVVDIRIALLYKAKGDQVRLRLLRPRALFPDEELELAVTL